In a single window of the Biomphalaria glabrata chromosome 5, xgBioGlab47.1, whole genome shotgun sequence genome:
- the LOC106062435 gene encoding elongation of very long chain fatty acids protein 5-like, which produces MEQSTSRSRVEKLVGAINEKYNLTSPDVFYGDPRVSDWPLMNNLTGVLSIVFLYLLMVKQGPAFMAKRSPMNVTHLLVVYNLALVILSLYMCIEMVILAVQSNQSILCHPVNTENTEIGLREAKVAWWYFFSKIVELLDTAFFIARKKNNQLSFLHIYHHSSMVVVCWYVAKYLPGGEKLYSGSFNCLVHVFMYTYYGLSAMGPHLHKYIWWKRYLTQFQIIQFICICIRSIGTFFTGPCGYPKWVNVFTLLYVSSHLLLFLNFYLKSYKSKSIQSSHSASKSTAKKSE; this is translated from the exons ATGGAACAGTCCACAAGTCGCTCTAGAGTGGAGAAACTCGTAGGAGCTATAAACGAGAAGTATAACTTAACATCCCCAGATGTATTCTACGGAG ATCCTCGGGTCAGTGATTGGCCGTTAATGAACAACTTGACCGGTGTCCTGTCCATTGTTTTTCTCTACCTCCTGATGGTCAAACAAGGTCCAGCATTTATGGCAAAACGAAGCCCCATGAATGTCACCCATCTGCTAGTGGTCTACAACTTAGCATTGGTCATTTTATCATTGTACATGTGTATAGAG ATGGTTATTCTCGCAGTCCAAAGTAATCAATCCATACTTTGTCATCCAGTCAACACTGAAAACACAGAGATTGGATTGAGG GAAGCTAAAGTTGCTTGGTGGTATTTCTTTTCAAAGATTGTGGAACTTCTAGACACA GCATTTTTTATTGCCCGTAAGAAGAACAACCAGTTGTCATTTCTGCACATATATCATCACAGTTCTATGGTGGTTGTGTGCTGGTATGTCGCCAAGTATCTTCCAGGCGGTGAAA AGCTATACAGTGGTAGCTTCAACTGCTTAGTTCACGTGTTTATGTACACATATTATGGATTATCGGCCATGGGGCCACACCTGCACAAGTACATCTGGTGGAAGCGTTACCTTACGCAATTTCAAATA ATTCAGTTTATATGCATTTGCATACGTAGTATTGGAACATTTTTCACTGGTCCATGCGGATATCCTAAATGGGTCAACGTATTCACCCTACTCTACGTCTCCAGTCATCTGTTACTGTTTCTCAATTTTTATCTCAAGTCTTACAAGTCAAAAAGCATTCAGTCAAGTCACTCAGCCTCCAAGTCAACAGCTAAAAAATCGGAATAA